One part of the Marinobacter sp. M3C genome encodes these proteins:
- a CDS encoding LysE family transporter — MFEFSSFAAALGVYVIGTASPGPGNLAIANTSLNYGRTPGLALAAGVISGSLCWGAMTAAGVSALLMSNTQVLVWLKILGACYLFFLAWKSIRGALARNAVIVARTQEKQTRNLGFYLQGLGIHLTNPKATLTWFTVTTVGLSASAPIWASFVLVASCAVLGGVIFCTYALAFSAHSAERFFARTRKSFGLICAAFYSMVAIGFLSSLF, encoded by the coding sequence ATGTTTGAGTTTTCGAGTTTCGCTGCCGCACTGGGGGTTTACGTGATCGGCACCGCCAGCCCGGGGCCAGGCAACCTGGCGATTGCCAATACCTCGCTCAATTACGGGCGCACACCGGGCCTGGCGTTGGCCGCCGGGGTCATTTCCGGGTCGTTGTGCTGGGGTGCAATGACGGCTGCCGGCGTCTCAGCGCTGTTGATGTCCAATACGCAGGTGCTGGTGTGGTTGAAGATATTGGGCGCCTGCTATCTGTTCTTCCTGGCCTGGAAGTCGATCCGCGGTGCGCTGGCGCGCAACGCCGTGATCGTGGCGCGTACGCAGGAAAAACAGACGCGCAACCTGGGCTTCTATTTGCAAGGGCTGGGCATTCACTTGACCAACCCCAAGGCGACCTTGACCTGGTTCACCGTGACCACTGTCGGGCTGAGTGCCAGCGCGCCGATCTGGGCCAGTTTTGTCCTGGTGGCGAGCTGTGCGGTTTTGGGGGGCGTGATTTTCTGCACTTATGCACTGGCCTTCTCCGCGCATTCGGCGGAACGGTTTTTCGCCCGTACCCGTAAATCGTTCGGGCTGATTTGCGCTGCCTTTTATTCGATGGTGGCCATCGGTTTTCTCAGCTCGCTGTTCTGA
- a CDS encoding LysE family transporter codes for MQSLDYYSIILFVIATCVTPGPNNVMLMSSGANFGMGRTMRHLAGINIGFPLMLVAVGLGAGAIFRQYSWLQDGLQVIGAVYRKRCRTRRRLASQ; via the coding sequence ATGCAGAGCCTCGATTACTACTCGATCATTTTGTTCGTGATCGCCACATGCGTCACGCCAGGGCCTAACAACGTGATGTTGATGTCATCGGGGGCGAATTTCGGGATGGGCCGCACGATGCGGCATCTGGCAGGGATCAACATCGGTTTTCCGTTAATGTTGGTGGCAGTCGGGCTGGGCGCCGGGGCCATTTTCCGGCAATACTCGTGGCTGCAGGACGGACTGCAAGTGATAGGCGCGGTGTACCGTAAGCGCTGCCGGACACGCCGGAGGCTTGCCAGTCAGTGA
- a CDS encoding AraC family transcriptional regulator: MLRTVEHFLGRSNAANLATKMSLGAGCSVAIWENQNDHVRYEAPHNHTLSLYLKGGTGTRRLDAGKVSGWPGAVCIMPAGQSSEWEITKRFRFVHLYLSDERLRSMFSETHDCDARQLDLIEANFVDKPNVAQPLAELARAAMSNNILHAEGALTDLIGVLPGRKARLLGGLAPHVLRRVEDYIEAYLATTIHLNDLALLANMSEFHFHRMFRLVRGYPPHAWITGQRVRRAKQRLRSDTPIAEIAVDCGFSSQSHLTRVFRNQTGRTPAQFRKLLRDT; the protein is encoded by the coding sequence ATGCTTCGAACAGTTGAACATTTCCTTGGCCGCTCAAACGCCGCAAATCTCGCCACCAAGATGAGCCTGGGCGCGGGGTGCAGTGTCGCAATCTGGGAAAACCAGAACGATCACGTACGATACGAAGCACCGCATAATCATACCCTCAGTCTGTACCTGAAGGGTGGGACAGGAACCCGACGGCTTGATGCTGGCAAGGTATCCGGATGGCCCGGCGCAGTCTGCATCATGCCTGCGGGACAAAGTTCGGAGTGGGAGATCACCAAACGGTTCCGATTCGTTCATCTCTACCTTTCAGACGAAAGGCTGCGCAGTATGTTTTCAGAAACCCATGACTGCGACGCCCGCCAGCTTGATCTCATCGAGGCCAACTTCGTCGATAAGCCAAACGTCGCGCAACCGCTTGCCGAACTCGCCCGCGCCGCAATGTCGAACAACATCCTTCACGCGGAAGGCGCACTGACGGATCTGATCGGGGTGCTTCCAGGTCGCAAGGCACGCCTCCTCGGGGGTCTCGCGCCTCATGTATTGCGCCGAGTGGAGGATTATATCGAAGCCTATCTCGCCACGACCATTCATCTTAATGACCTTGCGCTGCTGGCTAACATGTCCGAGTTTCACTTTCATCGGATGTTCCGTCTCGTGCGTGGTTACCCACCCCACGCGTGGATTACCGGGCAGCGAGTACGTCGTGCGAAGCAGCGGCTGCGCTCGGACACACCGATTGCAGAAATTGCCGTTGATTGTGGCTTTTCGAGCCAGAGCCATCTGACCCGCGTTTTCCGTAATCAGACCGGCCGAACGCCGGCACAATTCCGCAAACTCCTTCGCGATACGTGA
- a CDS encoding type II toxin-antitoxin system YafQ family toxin, producing the protein MLSLLMRQTPLPEAYQDHPLRGNWKGYRDAHIEPDWLLLYRVDGEELQLARTGTHADLFQE; encoded by the coding sequence TTGCTCAGCCTGCTGATGCGCCAGACGCCGTTGCCCGAGGCGTATCAGGATCACCCGTTGCGCGGTAACTGGAAGGGCTATCGGGACGCACATATTGAGCCGGACTGGTTGCTGCTGTACCGAGTGGACGGTGAGGAGTTGCAGTTGGCCAGAACTGGCACACATGCTGATTTGTTTCAGGAGTAG
- a CDS encoding type I restriction-modification enzyme R subunit C-terminal domain-containing protein encodes MDEFSQFINLQLNQSAALAVVVNKPRDLTRQQLREVKLLLDNHGYSEAHLQSAVRNQTNKDIAASIIGHIRRAALGEALIPFEQRVAHAIDNIYTRHSWTSAQRKWLDRLAKQLVHEVIIDRDFVNNRFAEDGGAKRMDKVLGD; translated from the coding sequence CTGGACGAATTCAGCCAGTTCATCAACCTACAGCTGAACCAGTCAGCGGCCCTGGCCGTGGTGGTCAACAAACCCCGCGACCTGACCCGTCAGCAGCTGCGCGAAGTAAAACTGCTGCTTGACAACCACGGCTACTCCGAAGCGCACCTGCAAAGCGCCGTGCGCAACCAAACCAACAAAGACATAGCCGCCAGCATCATCGGCCACATCCGCCGCGCCGCCCTGGGCGAGGCGCTGATTCCCTTCGAACAGCGCGTGGCACACGCCATAGACAACATCTACACCCGCCACAGCTGGACCTCCGCTCAGCGCAAATGGCTGGACCGCCTGGCCAAACAACTGGTGCACGAAGTGATCATTGACCGGGATTTTGTCAACAACCGCTTCGCCGAAGACGGCGGCGCCAAACGCATGGACAAAGTACTGGGGGATTAG
- a CDS encoding transposase yields MKIENIDVDSAIGSVKKLLEKERDLSPSLKAALEVLLLLVAMLLNRTTLNSKNSSKPPSSDPNREKSSRKGEIADAGGRLPATDADPWRQRYRRLLEEADSECPPPDESPREEGKRGRLKRSKARNLLERLRHFEHDVLRFMDVEYVPFTNNQGENDLRMTKVQQKISGCFRSMEGAKIFCRVRSYLSTCRKQGMSATEALALLFQGKNPAFMDTEEAQF; encoded by the coding sequence TTGAAGATAGAAAATATTGACGTTGATTCGGCGATCGGATCCGTCAAAAAACTTCTCGAGAAAGAGCGCGATCTGTCGCCTTCACTCAAGGCAGCACTGGAGGTGTTGCTCCTTTTGGTGGCGATGCTCCTCAACCGCACCACACTCAATAGCAAAAACAGCAGCAAGCCGCCCTCCTCAGATCCGAACCGAGAGAAGTCCTCCAGAAAGGGGGAGATAGCAGATGCCGGTGGCCGCTTGCCAGCCACCGACGCTGACCCGTGGCGACAGCGCTATCGACGACTTCTTGAAGAGGCAGATAGCGAATGTCCACCTCCCGATGAGAGCCCGCGAGAGGAAGGAAAACGAGGCCGGCTAAAACGATCAAAAGCCCGAAACTTACTGGAGAGGTTGCGACACTTCGAGCACGACGTCCTGCGTTTCATGGATGTCGAGTACGTCCCTTTCACCAATAATCAGGGTGAGAACGACCTGCGCATGACGAAAGTGCAGCAAAAGATATCCGGTTGTTTTCGATCCATGGAGGGGGCGAAGATCTTTTGCCGGGTTCGCAGTTACCTGTCGACGTGTCGTAAGCAGGGGATGTCAGCCACAGAGGCGTTGGCGTTACTCTTTCAGGGGAAAAATCCTGCGTTTATGGATACAGAAGAGGCTCAGTTTTAA
- a CDS encoding 4'-phosphopantetheinyl transferase superfamily protein has product MLIYECSTGKTLDIHSTDNFLSPPQVRWSLPQSLPGALLYSTSFDPTRLADEAFAHYAVEQPASIQRAAVKRRAEFLAGRLCARAGIAHLTGRGETPGLGESRAPVWPAGLCGSITHAGGCAAAIVSRCADWRGLGLDIENLLGEEQAIQLAAEILTPRELRRLAPQEVAFGVTLTFSLKESLFKALYPLTGKYFYFEHAELLEWGADGHARLRLLTDLSAEWCSGRELDGQFDLEDGHLISLVAVPT; this is encoded by the coding sequence ATGCTGATTTACGAGTGTTCTACGGGCAAAACTCTAGACATACATAGCACTGACAATTTCCTGTCCCCGCCGCAAGTGCGCTGGTCTCTGCCGCAGAGTCTGCCGGGCGCGCTCCTGTATAGCACGAGCTTCGATCCGACTCGCCTAGCGGACGAAGCCTTTGCCCACTATGCTGTCGAGCAGCCCGCTAGCATCCAGCGAGCGGCCGTCAAGCGCCGCGCGGAGTTCCTTGCTGGGCGCCTTTGCGCCCGCGCCGGCATCGCCCACCTCACTGGACGGGGCGAGACGCCTGGCCTTGGCGAGAGTCGCGCGCCGGTCTGGCCCGCCGGCCTCTGTGGCTCAATCACCCATGCCGGCGGCTGTGCTGCTGCGATTGTCTCCCGTTGCGCTGACTGGCGCGGCCTCGGCCTCGACATAGAAAATCTGCTAGGTGAGGAACAGGCTATCCAACTGGCCGCAGAGATTCTCACCCCTCGTGAGCTGCGACGCTTGGCCCCGCAGGAGGTGGCATTCGGCGTGACGCTGACTTTTTCGCTCAAAGAAAGCCTCTTCAAGGCGCTCTACCCGCTGACTGGCAAGTACTTCTATTTCGAACACGCCGAGCTGTTGGAATGGGGTGCCGATGGTCATGCTCGGCTACGCCTATTGACTGACCTATCCGCTGAATGGTGTAGCGGTCGTGAGCTCGACGGCCAGTTCGACCTAGAGGACGGGCACCTCATCAGCCTTGTAGCCGTTCCCACCTGA
- a CDS encoding pilin: MKNQMQKGFTLIELMIVLAIIGILAAVAIPAYQDYIARAQVSEVFSMTSGMKTTISEYGQINGAYPGTTIATTPSNTDLTVAGQYADAFVGDGNGVITVTLKGAGTVNANIAGGILTLTPPAINTSPTAFEFTCAVTRGIDLKYLPNNFT; encoded by the coding sequence ATGAAAAATCAAATGCAGAAAGGTTTTACCCTGATTGAACTGATGATCGTTTTGGCGATCATTGGTATTTTGGCCGCAGTGGCCATTCCGGCTTACCAGGATTACATTGCCCGCGCTCAAGTGTCTGAAGTTTTTTCTATGACTAGTGGAATGAAAACCACCATTTCAGAATACGGCCAAATCAATGGCGCCTATCCAGGTACAACCATAGCCACAACACCCTCAAACACTGATCTAACAGTTGCAGGGCAATATGCAGATGCATTTGTTGGGGATGGCAATGGTGTTATTACTGTCACGTTGAAAGGTGCTGGAACTGTTAACGCTAATATTGCGGGTGGCATTTTGACTTTGACGCCCCCAGCCATTAACACCAGTCCGACTGCATTTGAATTCACGTGTGCAGTCACTAGAGGTATCGATCTCAAATATCTGCCGAATAATTTCACGTAA
- a CDS encoding DMT family transporter, which translates to MNNITLFITTVLIWGTTWIGIAAQIGEVPIIVSIFFRFALAGLIMLAGLALMRRLKRPTIWRFVVLQALCLFCFNFIGLYKASALIPSGLVSIVFSLASIFNAINARLFFSDRITVQTILAGSVGATGLVLIFWADLVASFDIATLQGIGWATFGTLMFSFGNMASRRNSGLGITPVSANSWGMGIGALALMGLILASGQPVILSTKPVYWMALVYLAMIGSVVGFTTYLVLVARIGSARAGYATALFPIVALAISTVFEGYNWTPPAMIGVALILVGNVIMFWRPRKRGIDELSRTPGHPVTPTQAVAVIREDAIR; encoded by the coding sequence ATGAACAATATAACGCTGTTTATAACCACTGTTCTCATTTGGGGGACTACCTGGATCGGTATCGCGGCACAGATCGGTGAGGTACCGATCATCGTGTCCATCTTTTTCCGTTTCGCGCTGGCTGGGCTGATCATGCTGGCTGGGCTCGCGCTGATGCGGCGGCTTAAGCGCCCGACCATCTGGCGTTTCGTTGTTCTTCAGGCCCTTTGCCTATTCTGTTTCAATTTCATCGGTCTTTACAAAGCCTCCGCGCTGATCCCGTCGGGGCTGGTGTCGATTGTCTTCTCGCTGGCGTCAATCTTCAATGCGATCAACGCACGGTTGTTCTTTAGCGATCGGATCACCGTGCAGACGATCCTTGCCGGCAGCGTAGGCGCGACCGGATTGGTGCTAATCTTCTGGGCCGACCTCGTTGCCAGCTTCGACATCGCCACGCTTCAGGGAATCGGCTGGGCCACGTTTGGAACGCTGATGTTCTCTTTCGGGAATATGGCATCGCGGCGAAACAGCGGCCTGGGCATCACACCGGTCAGCGCCAACAGCTGGGGCATGGGCATCGGTGCACTCGCACTGATGGGTTTAATCCTGGCGAGCGGGCAGCCAGTGATCCTCTCGACGAAGCCGGTTTACTGGATGGCGCTGGTCTATCTTGCGATGATCGGGTCAGTGGTCGGCTTCACCACCTACCTCGTGCTTGTTGCACGGATCGGATCAGCACGGGCGGGCTATGCGACCGCGTTATTCCCGATCGTCGCACTCGCAATCTCGACCGTGTTCGAAGGCTACAACTGGACACCACCCGCCATGATCGGGGTCGCCCTGATCCTTGTAGGGAACGTGATCATGTTCTGGCGTCCCCGCAAGCGCGGCATCGACGAGCTTTCAAGAACGCCCGGACATCCGGTGACGCCCACCCAGGCGGTGGCAGTGATCCGGGAAGACGCAATTCGCTAA